One window of the Klebsiella sp. WP3-W18-ESBL-02 genome contains the following:
- a CDS encoding phage major capsid protein, P2 family, with the protein MDNNTRQLFDQYIARQAQLNGVSTAAVAAKFAVDPTRQQRLEQAAQQDDSFLSKINVFGVNQQIGQKVLIGSKGPMAGVNNSVTSRRNPGSNHSMEPFDYMCRKVNYDYGISYEQLDAWAHMPEFQPLISKAMARQMSLDRIMIGFNGVKYSDPSDRAANPLLQDCGIGWLEKIRQEAPHRVISNVTITSRDEDNKIVAKGTYGNIGAAVYDAKNSLMDEWHKRNPDNVVILAGDLLTSSNFSAINALSQTNPNTEMLAGQLIVAQERVGNMPTFIAPYFPVNGVLITPFKNLSVYYQRGGLRRTIKEEPEYNRVATYQSSNDDFVIEDYGNVAFIDGIQFAQAEPAGE; encoded by the coding sequence ATGGATAACAATACCCGCCAGCTATTTGATCAGTACATCGCCCGGCAGGCACAGCTCAACGGCGTATCAACCGCCGCTGTCGCTGCAAAATTTGCCGTAGATCCGACGCGTCAGCAGCGCCTTGAACAGGCCGCACAGCAGGATGATTCTTTCCTGAGCAAAATTAACGTGTTTGGCGTAAACCAGCAGATCGGTCAGAAAGTCCTGATCGGCAGCAAAGGCCCGATGGCTGGCGTAAACAACAGTGTTACCAGTCGTCGCAACCCTGGCTCAAATCATTCAATGGAGCCGTTCGACTACATGTGCCGCAAGGTCAACTATGACTACGGCATCAGTTATGAACAGCTTGATGCGTGGGCCCACATGCCGGAGTTCCAGCCGCTGATCAGTAAGGCTATGGCCCGCCAGATGTCGCTTGACCGCATCATGATTGGCTTTAACGGCGTGAAGTACAGCGACCCGTCTGACCGTGCCGCTAACCCGCTGTTGCAGGACTGTGGCATTGGCTGGCTGGAAAAAATCCGCCAGGAAGCGCCGCACCGCGTCATTTCCAATGTAACGATCACCTCGCGCGATGAAGATAACAAGATTGTCGCAAAAGGCACCTACGGCAACATTGGCGCTGCGGTGTACGACGCCAAAAACAGCCTGATGGATGAATGGCACAAACGTAACCCGGATAACGTGGTGATTCTGGCGGGCGACCTGCTGACGAGCAGCAATTTCTCGGCCATCAACGCCTTAAGCCAGACCAACCCGAATACCGAAATGCTGGCCGGTCAGCTTATTGTCGCGCAGGAGCGCGTAGGCAATATGCCGACCTTTATCGCGCCTTACTTCCCGGTAAATGGCGTGCTGATCACGCCGTTCAAAAACCTGTCGGTGTACTACCAGCGTGGCGGTCTGCGCCGGACGATCAAAGAAGAGCCGGAATACAACCGTGTCGCAACGTATCAGTCGTCAAACGATGACTTCGTCATTGAAGACTACGGCAATGTTGCGTTCATTGACGGCATTCAGTTCGCCCAGGCCGAACCGGCAGGCGAGTGA
- a CDS encoding phage portal protein produces the protein MKKRTYKNNHTASSGGAGQPDISDALRSDPALSAFTFDGPYSVTDGYDLLDSMCCVDNGRYYETPIDWKGLTRAFAQSPLHQSALYFKRNVLTGCYIPHPLLSRQAFSAFALDWFVFGNAYLERRSNRLGEPLKLKHVPALNTRRGSDLDTYWFIRQWKDEYEFKAGEVCHIMNPDIHQEIYGMPEYMGALLSASLSHSADKFRKLYYDNGSHAGCILYVGSEKVDQESIKVVQKTLSQARGKGSFKNVLIHAPGGGKDGVQLLPFSQISAKDEFLNIKSATRNDLRDAHRIPPQLMGAMPEGNGSLGDVEKAARVFAINEMLPVMEAMKGVNDWLGQEVIRFNPYALLKDE, from the coding sequence ATGAAGAAGCGCACCTACAAAAACAATCACACTGCCAGCAGTGGCGGTGCCGGACAGCCTGATATTTCTGACGCGCTCAGAAGCGATCCTGCGCTCAGCGCCTTCACGTTTGACGGGCCATATTCGGTAACAGACGGCTATGATCTGCTGGACAGCATGTGCTGCGTCGATAACGGCCGGTACTACGAGACGCCAATAGACTGGAAGGGGTTAACCCGTGCGTTCGCGCAATCCCCGCTACATCAGTCGGCGCTTTACTTCAAACGCAATGTGCTGACCGGGTGCTATATCCCTCATCCGTTACTCTCGCGGCAGGCCTTCTCTGCGTTTGCGCTGGACTGGTTTGTCTTCGGCAATGCCTATCTTGAGCGTCGCTCTAATCGCCTGGGAGAGCCGCTCAAACTTAAGCATGTTCCGGCGCTGAACACGCGACGGGGAAGCGATCTTGATACCTACTGGTTTATCCGGCAGTGGAAAGATGAATATGAGTTCAAGGCGGGCGAGGTCTGCCACATTATGAACCCGGACATTCATCAGGAAATCTACGGTATGCCGGAATACATGGGGGCGCTTCTGTCCGCCAGCCTGTCACATTCCGCCGATAAATTCCGCAAACTCTATTACGACAACGGCTCCCATGCCGGATGTATTCTCTATGTCGGTTCGGAGAAGGTGGATCAGGAAAGCATAAAGGTGGTTCAAAAAACGCTGTCACAGGCCAGAGGGAAAGGCTCCTTCAAAAACGTCCTGATCCACGCGCCGGGTGGCGGCAAAGACGGCGTGCAACTGTTGCCGTTCAGCCAGATATCGGCAAAGGATGAGTTTCTTAACATCAAATCAGCAACGCGCAACGATTTGCGCGACGCGCACCGCATCCCGCCGCAACTGATGGGCGCAATGCCGGAAGGCAACGGATCGCTCGGTGATGTTGAGAAGGCCGCGCGTGTCTTCGCCATCAACGAAATGTTGCCCGTGATGGAAGCAATGAAGGGCGTCAATGACTGGCTCGGTCAGGAAGTGATCCGCTTTAATCCCTACGCTCTACTCAAAGACGAGTGA
- the gpM gene encoding phage terminase small subunit, which translates to MLTPAQRHFQKVMAERRGQADEESDIQRTAHEQILHRLRMDLSRLSGVQSEETKAEMKKSMLPEYEGWIEGTLDGDSGRQDEVITRLMVWAIDCRDYALALRLGRYVVRHGLTLPDNFNRTAATFLTEEMSKPLLTLAAADADADLSSGIAVLDEVAGIVADSDMPDVVRAKLCKARGLARRGATDITAKAEALALFREALTRNPNAGVKKEIATLAREVKKLSADSGTGEGDSASTDKTDGTADPVPEKSATASAAGKATTRKTTTKTATGKATKRKPASQKKN; encoded by the coding sequence ATGTTAACACCGGCACAACGACATTTTCAGAAGGTCATGGCAGAACGCCGGGGCCAGGCGGATGAAGAATCCGATATCCAGCGCACCGCGCATGAGCAAATTCTGCATCGCCTGCGTATGGACTTGTCCCGCCTCAGCGGCGTGCAGTCCGAAGAAACCAAAGCCGAAATGAAGAAATCCATGCTGCCTGAATACGAGGGATGGATTGAAGGCACGCTCGACGGCGACAGTGGGCGGCAGGATGAAGTCATTACCAGGCTGATGGTCTGGGCGATTGACTGTCGTGACTATGCGCTTGCGTTGAGGCTGGGGCGCTACGTGGTACGCCACGGGCTGACGCTGCCGGATAACTTCAACCGCACGGCAGCGACCTTCCTGACTGAAGAAATGAGCAAGCCACTGTTGACGCTCGCGGCTGCTGATGCCGACGCTGATTTGTCGTCCGGTATCGCAGTGCTTGACGAAGTGGCGGGAATTGTCGCCGACAGTGATATGCCGGATGTGGTGCGCGCCAAGTTGTGCAAGGCCCGTGGACTTGCCCGCCGTGGCGCGACTGATATCACGGCCAAAGCGGAAGCGCTGGCGCTGTTCCGTGAGGCGCTGACGCGCAACCCCAACGCCGGGGTGAAAAAAGAGATCGCAACGCTTGCCCGTGAAGTTAAGAAGCTGTCTGCGGATAGCGGCACGGGTGAAGGTGACTCGGCCAGCACCGACAAAACTGACGGTACTGCTGATCCCGTCCCTGAAAAAAGCGCCACCGCCAGCGCAGCAGGTAAAGCGACGACGCGTAAAACCACGACTAAGACGGCAACAGGCAAAGCGACAAAACGCAAGCCTGCCAGCCAGAAAAAGAATTAA
- a CDS encoding GPO family capsid scaffolding protein has protein sequence MASAAKPARKKFRVAVSGATVDGREIRPEHLRDAAANYSPDVYGARVNVEHYLSPFPGSDFGAMGDVTALSAEDISEGPLAGRTALYAEIEPSERMKKLTEEGKKIYSSIELHPQFALNGKAYVMGLAMTDTPASLGTERLKFAAQQRQQVMSFNNQQGEAPLFTDAIEAEIIELAEQRSDEGKQWFARVMGIIGKGRKSDGEQFSQVRDAVENVAQSHADLLDSFNDLSRAREQDSQAIQKLTSDLAALTSKLGSTDANFSQREPASGGANAQLADY, from the coding sequence ATGGCTAGCGCAGCTAAACCAGCCCGTAAGAAATTCCGCGTTGCCGTCTCCGGTGCCACCGTTGACGGGCGTGAAATTCGCCCTGAGCACCTTCGTGATGCAGCAGCAAACTACAGCCCGGACGTGTACGGCGCACGCGTCAACGTGGAGCACTATCTTTCGCCTTTCCCCGGCAGTGATTTCGGCGCGATGGGGGATGTGACGGCGCTGAGTGCTGAAGATATTAGCGAAGGTCCGCTCGCCGGACGCACCGCGCTTTACGCCGAGATTGAACCTTCTGAGCGCATGAAGAAGCTGACGGAGGAAGGTAAGAAAATTTACTCCAGCATAGAACTGCACCCGCAGTTTGCGCTTAACGGCAAGGCGTATGTGATGGGGCTGGCGATGACCGATACCCCGGCAAGCCTCGGCACCGAGCGTCTGAAGTTTGCCGCGCAGCAGCGTCAGCAGGTTATGTCCTTCAACAATCAGCAGGGTGAAGCCCCGCTGTTCACCGATGCCATTGAGGCAGAAATCATCGAACTGGCTGAGCAGCGCAGCGATGAGGGTAAACAGTGGTTCGCGCGCGTCATGGGGATTATCGGCAAAGGCCGTAAATCTGATGGTGAGCAATTCAGCCAGGTGCGTGACGCCGTGGAGAACGTCGCCCAGTCCCATGCCGATCTGCTGGACAGCTTCAACGACCTGAGCCGCGCCCGCGAGCAGGACAGCCAGGCCATTCAGAAGCTGACCTCCGACCTTGCCGCGCTGACCAGCAAGCTGGGCAGCACAGACGCCAATTTCAGCCAGCGGGAACCCGCGAGCGGTGGCGCTAACGCGCAACTGGCTGATTACTGA
- a CDS encoding terminase large subunit domain-containing protein, protein MIQDAFVRQRAKQLYWQGYPPAEIARLMGINQNTIYAWKKRDEWDETPPVQRVSQSMDARLIQLTDKKDKTGGDFKEIDLLTRQLKKLSDGQPAGAGTGKKTRKRKLKNHFTEEQIVALREKILDSLSWHQRGWYEQRHHRNRMILKSRQIGATWYFAREALLDALRDDVKYPYQRNQIFLSASRRQAHQFRGFIQKMAEEVDVELKGGDKIVLSNGAELHFLGTSAATAQSYTGNLKFDEFFWVSNFTNLRKVAGAMATLKGLTRTYFSTPSGETHEAYPFWTGDRWNEKRPKAQRKAFDVGWKTLNSGLLCPDKTWRQIVTLKDVIDHGWEYTDLEEIQDENSEDEFRNLYMCEFVRDGESAFNLNALIGCGVDGYDEWPDWKPFASRPMGNRPVWIGYDANGSSGNGDSGAISVVVPPLVPGGKFRTVETEQVRGLEFEEQAKVIENFTFKYNVQHVGIDVTGGNGEAVYQIVKKFFPMAMPYTMSMTSKRALVLKMLQLIRAGRWEYDRSERALINAFNSVRKVKTPGGFITYDTDRSRGVSHGDLAWANMLAIINEPLGQESGSGGFAMEF, encoded by the coding sequence ATGATACAGGACGCTTTTGTACGTCAGAGGGCAAAACAACTTTACTGGCAGGGCTACCCGCCAGCGGAGATCGCGCGTCTGATGGGGATTAATCAGAACACAATTTACGCCTGGAAGAAACGCGATGAATGGGATGAAACGCCGCCCGTCCAGCGCGTCAGCCAGTCGATGGATGCGCGCCTCATCCAGCTTACGGATAAGAAAGACAAGACCGGGGGAGACTTCAAGGAGATTGATCTCCTGACCCGGCAACTGAAAAAGCTGTCTGACGGACAACCGGCAGGGGCCGGCACGGGCAAAAAAACGCGCAAGCGCAAGCTGAAAAATCACTTCACCGAAGAACAGATAGTCGCGCTGCGGGAGAAAATACTTGATTCGCTTTCGTGGCATCAACGCGGGTGGTATGAGCAACGCCACCACCGAAACCGCATGATACTGAAGTCCCGCCAGATTGGCGCAACCTGGTACTTTGCACGCGAGGCGTTGTTGGATGCGCTGCGCGATGATGTGAAATACCCGTACCAGCGCAACCAGATATTTCTGTCTGCATCCCGCCGCCAGGCTCACCAGTTCAGGGGATTCATTCAGAAGATGGCGGAAGAGGTGGACGTTGAGCTTAAGGGCGGTGACAAAATAGTACTGAGTAACGGCGCAGAGCTGCATTTCCTCGGCACGTCCGCTGCAACAGCGCAGTCATATACGGGCAACCTTAAGTTTGACGAATTCTTCTGGGTCAGCAACTTCACCAACCTGCGAAAGGTTGCAGGCGCGATGGCAACGCTGAAGGGGCTGACGCGTACCTACTTTTCCACGCCGTCAGGCGAGACCCATGAGGCCTACCCGTTCTGGACGGGCGATCGCTGGAATGAGAAACGCCCGAAGGCACAGCGCAAAGCGTTTGATGTGGGCTGGAAAACGCTGAACAGCGGGCTGTTATGCCCGGATAAAACCTGGCGTCAGATTGTCACTTTGAAGGACGTGATAGACCACGGCTGGGAATATACCGACCTTGAAGAAATTCAGGATGAAAACAGTGAGGATGAATTCCGCAACCTGTACATGTGCGAGTTCGTGCGCGATGGCGAGTCAGCCTTCAACCTTAACGCCCTGATTGGCTGCGGGGTAGATGGTTACGACGAATGGCCGGACTGGAAACCTTTTGCGTCCAGGCCGATGGGTAACCGCCCGGTCTGGATAGGCTATGACGCCAACGGCAGCAGCGGCAACGGTGACAGCGGCGCGATTAGCGTTGTGGTGCCGCCACTGGTGCCGGGCGGTAAATTCCGCACGGTGGAAACGGAACAGGTGCGCGGCCTTGAATTTGAAGAGCAGGCGAAAGTTATCGAAAACTTCACCTTCAAATACAACGTGCAGCATGTCGGCATCGACGTGACGGGCGGTAACGGTGAGGCCGTTTACCAGATAGTGAAGAAGTTCTTCCCGATGGCAATGCCCTACACCATGTCAATGACGTCAAAGCGCGCCCTTGTGCTGAAAATGCTACAGCTGATCCGCGCCGGTCGCTGGGAATATGATCGCAGTGAGCGTGCCCTGATCAACGCCTTTAACTCTGTTCGCAAGGTAAAGACGCCTGGCGGATTCATCACCTATGACACTGACCGCTCGCGCGGCGTCAGCCACGGTGATTTAGCCTGGGCGAATATGCTCGCCATTATTAACGAACCGCTGGGCCAGGAGAGTGGCAGCGGCGGGTTTGCTATGGAGTTCTGA
- a CDS encoding head completion/stabilization protein gives MSSLVANKRVLPADSDTPDVDDGDTTVSAGDFWPVIKLADLRLAARITGGITTSRLMHVTTEAVAHVTAQLLDWRAGQVKAGFHTLEDVPSVLPSGDTEKLVINGENVKVYRFRRAVYSIARALVLEGYRDVDTTAKGDKDAAALDLQRDDLWRDARWSIADIRDTPRLYAELC, from the coding sequence ATGAGCAGCCTTGTGGCAAATAAGCGCGTTTTGCCTGCCGACAGCGATACGCCCGATGTTGATGATGGTGATACCACCGTCAGTGCCGGGGACTTCTGGCCGGTGATTAAACTGGCCGATCTCCGTCTGGCCGCGCGCATCACTGGCGGCATCACCACGTCCAGGCTGATGCACGTCACCACGGAAGCGGTAGCCCATGTCACCGCGCAGTTGCTTGACTGGCGTGCCGGTCAGGTCAAAGCAGGTTTTCACACGCTGGAAGATGTGCCTTCAGTCCTGCCGTCAGGTGATACGGAAAAGCTGGTTATCAACGGTGAAAACGTGAAGGTGTACCGCTTCCGCCGCGCAGTCTATTCGATTGCCAGGGCACTGGTACTTGAAGGCTATCGCGACGTTGATACCACGGCGAAAGGCGACAAAGACGCCGCCGCACTTGACCTGCAACGGGATGATCTCTGGCGGGATGCCCGCTGGAGTATCGCTGACATTCGCGACACCCCGCGACTCTATGCGGAGCTTTGCTGA